A window of the Candidatus Bathyarchaeia archaeon genome harbors these coding sequences:
- a CDS encoding helix-turn-helix transcriptional regulator — protein MLALAHTFIVGNMVSQAKTDPLQDLLSDFSRFYILMILYEGPAHGYSILSRFKQRLGKKVSPSLVYPFLQQLEEKGLVKHTLKPVGEKEKKVFELTKEGKELSIGLFKRFAGLVSIAIEPSLNVCAHCGCKVYEGGYREVIDGKDTTFCCMHCANSYKEERRLSKGLVKGGKHVHS, from the coding sequence ATGTTGGCACTCGCACATACCTTCATTGTGGGCAACATGGTTAGTCAAGCGAAAACAGACCCACTGCAGGATTTGTTGTCGGATTTCTCACGCTTCTACATACTCATGATTCTGTACGAAGGCCCAGCCCACGGCTACAGCATACTAAGCCGCTTTAAACAGCGCCTCGGCAAAAAGGTCAGCCCCAGCTTAGTTTACCCGTTTCTGCAGCAACTGGAAGAAAAAGGTCTGGTCAAGCACACACTGAAACCCGTGGGAGAGAAAGAGAAGAAAGTCTTTGAACTCACGAAAGAGGGCAAGGAACTGAGCATAGGCTTGTTCAAACGCTTCGCTGGTTTAGTCAGCATTGCCATAGAGCCAAGTCTGAATGTGTGTGCTCATTGTGGCTGCAAGGTTTACGAGGGCGGTTATCGCGAAGTCATCGATGGCAAGGATACCACGTTCTGCTGCATGCACTGTGCCAACTCCTACAAAGAAGAAAGGAGGCTGTCCAAAGGATTAGTGAAGGGTGGAAAGCATGTCCACAGTTAA
- a CDS encoding YHS domain-containing protein, whose protein sequence is MSTVKDPVCGMTVDEKTAAHKTIHDNKVYYFCSSTCQTEFVKDPDKYLQQTSTAGRHAGHYGGYCGSSGCGPPARGVAWYLYLGLLLLLLLTLLLAR, encoded by the coding sequence ATGTCCACAGTTAAAGACCCAGTTTGCGGCATGACTGTAGACGAAAAAACGGCGGCACACAAAACAATTCACGATAACAAGGTCTACTACTTCTGCTCCTCCACATGCCAGACAGAATTTGTCAAGGACCCAGACAAATACCTGCAGCAAACGTCAACTGCTGGTCGACATGCTGGTCACTACGGCGGCTACTGCGGATCCAGCGGCTGCGGTCCACCAGCTCGAGGCGTGGCTTGGTATCTTTATCTTGGGCTTCTGCTTCTTCTGCTGCTAACATTATTGTTGGCGAGATAG
- a CDS encoding isoprenylcysteine carboxylmethyltransferase family protein, whose protein sequence is MIDYGYGDWYLVALNVLIFGLFALFIPFKRRLYRLPSSIYVAFVVALYAEMYGFPLTIYVLSWLFGYQNPMTHMAGHIFASVVGEGFFFTVLHPLSVLMLVGGALLVIYGWQEVFSARQGLVTTGLYAYMRHPQYSGFLLLTVGMLVQWATLPTLLMWPLLVVLYYRLARQEEKDMEAKFAEKYREYRTRVSMFLPLPRIKRIRA, encoded by the coding sequence ATGATTGATTATGGTTATGGAGACTGGTATCTTGTAGCGTTAAACGTGCTCATTTTTGGTCTCTTCGCGTTGTTCATTCCTTTCAAAAGGAGGCTTTACAGGCTGCCTTCAAGCATCTATGTGGCGTTCGTGGTTGCTTTGTACGCCGAGATGTATGGTTTTCCATTGACGATATACGTTTTGTCTTGGCTTTTTGGTTATCAAAACCCGATGACACACATGGCTGGCCACATTTTCGCGTCTGTTGTTGGAGAGGGCTTCTTCTTCACGGTTTTGCATCCGCTTTCCGTACTGATGTTGGTGGGGGGTGCGTTATTGGTCATTTATGGATGGCAGGAAGTTTTTTCAGCACGACAAGGGTTGGTGACGACGGGCTTGTACGCTTACATGCGCCATCCGCAATACTCAGGTTTCCTTCTTCTCACTGTGGGTATGCTGGTCCAATGGGCAACGCTTCCCACTCTCCTCATGTGGCCTCTGTTAGTCGTTCTGTATTATCGGTTGGCAAGGCAGGAGGAGAAGGATATGGAGGCTAAATTCGCAGAGAAGTACAGAGAATACAGAACCAGAGTTTCGATGTTTTTGCCGCTTCCAAGGATTAAACGAATCCGCGCCTGA
- a CDS encoding class I SAM-dependent methyltransferase, translating to MPGFASVKDPVEVRYDRVARFYDALTAVVEWFVSRNRRLLLRQARGSILEVGVGTGSSFKDYPRGKRIVAVDISRGMLSRAEAKTKNYEGVVNLRREDVQRLSFGNGTFDTVFTSCVFCSVSDPLKGLGELHRVLRSGGKLLMVEHVRSRGKVLGWVMDKLNPMVARYGVDNINRDTVDVLRKVGFRIEHDRNLAYDVVKAIVAVK from the coding sequence TTGCCCGGTTTCGCCTCAGTGAAAGATCCTGTGGAGGTTCGGTATGATCGTGTGGCTAGGTTTTACGATGCGTTGACGGCTGTTGTTGAGTGGTTTGTTTCTAGGAATAGGCGGCTGCTGCTGCGCCAAGCGAGAGGCAGTATTCTTGAGGTGGGTGTGGGTACGGGCAGCAGTTTTAAGGATTATCCTCGGGGTAAGCGCATTGTGGCTGTGGACATCAGCCGAGGGATGTTGAGTCGAGCAGAAGCGAAGACGAAGAATTACGAGGGCGTTGTGAATCTGCGCCGTGAAGATGTGCAGCGACTCTCATTTGGCAATGGGACTTTTGACACGGTTTTTACTTCATGTGTTTTTTGTTCGGTGTCTGATCCGCTGAAAGGGCTGGGTGAACTGCACAGAGTGTTGCGTAGCGGTGGGAAACTGCTTATGGTTGAGCATGTGCGCAGTCGGGGCAAGGTGCTGGGCTGGGTTATGGACAAGTTGAACCCCATGGTGGCTAGGTACGGTGTGGACAACATCAACAGGGACACGGTGGATGTCTTGCGAAAGGTTGGGTTCCGAATTGAGCATGATAGGAACTTGGCGTATGATGTTGTGAAAGCCATAGTCGCTGTCAAGTAG
- a CDS encoding metal-dependent transcriptional regulator: protein MSTVEQVSSTIEEYLEAIYRLQERDGAAKTTELAKKLNVALGTITNTVESMEKQSLVVHEPYKGVKLTAKGRKIALNVVRRHRLSECLLVDILKLEWGKAHDAACKLEHAFADKELIGPLEKALGNPKTCPHGNPIPSASGEMAEERSETLASLNAGEKGVIVKVTDEREDILQYLGKLGFRLGARVEVQEKAPFNGPIMIRVGDSSIALGQNVASVIWVKRTKA, encoded by the coding sequence TTGTCAACAGTTGAACAGGTTTCCTCGACTATTGAAGAGTATTTGGAGGCTATTTACCGACTGCAGGAAAGGGACGGTGCCGCCAAAACCACGGAATTAGCTAAGAAGTTGAATGTCGCGTTGGGCACGATCACGAACACGGTTGAAAGCATGGAAAAGCAAAGCCTGGTAGTTCATGAGCCGTACAAAGGTGTCAAACTTACAGCTAAAGGTCGAAAGATTGCTTTGAACGTTGTCCGAAGGCATCGGTTGTCTGAGTGCTTGCTGGTTGATATTTTGAAGTTGGAGTGGGGTAAAGCCCATGATGCTGCCTGCAAGTTGGAACACGCGTTTGCTGATAAAGAGTTGATTGGGCCTTTGGAGAAGGCTTTGGGTAACCCGAAGACCTGTCCTCATGGCAATCCGATTCCGTCGGCGTCTGGAGAAATGGCTGAGGAACGATCTGAAACGCTGGCTAGCCTGAATGCTGGCGAGAAAGGCGTGATCGTGAAGGTTACGGATGAGCGAGAAGACATTCTACAATACTTGGGCAAGCTAGGCTTCAGACTGGGTGCGCGGGTGGAGGTTCAAGAGAAGGCGCCGTTCAACGGTCCCATCATGATTCGAGTTGGCGACTCGAGCATCGCTTTGGGGCAGAATGTTGCTTCTGTGATTTGGGTTAAGAGAACTAAGGCTTAG